In Hippoglossus stenolepis isolate QCI-W04-F060 chromosome 5, HSTE1.2, whole genome shotgun sequence, one genomic interval encodes:
- the ptprjb.1 gene encoding receptor-type tyrosine-protein phosphatase eta isoform X2 gives MRDKIIPSFAHLTHFPLTEPEVVWFLNVTDITTSSMHVMWSKPMGEHSFYRVHWTDRTLTGTVNVTDTKINVTGLTAGLRYSFTVVAVAGDNETESDTAEISHYTKPGIIGQPNVSSNTSSISLTWAPPPGQVFMYRLRWHDGGEKTTTDNFTVLSELISGTNHTITVVAVAGDNKTQGDPYTFTSFTKPNPVLNVAASPRSTTSVAVQWSYPVGARLYYEYVIKTFKTTGELVNTTKVYSNSTDVLDLEPGNKYRISVRTIAASGSESTEEQTLSYTMPKAVTNLSVSDMNTTAIQLTWLRQSDYKPSYSYLVKALQNATEVQQNRTGTETYTFSHLRPGNLYTFSVFTYVEEVMSTGENTSNYTRPDSVTMLRQAGITTNAVTLVWEQPNSKNGQSYVVLVTQNSSSFPEVRVFNTTFTSTRLSSGTNTSFTVTTQTTDHTPAAPVTVYYFTRPYSITGLKVETLNTTTGRLVWSEPLEYKNGYTYRVQTTGCGSQNQTVEVKAAEISALTPGTNCTFCVFVIAADGTEGEENCTSQYTKPETVQVSLSSQGSNSSVLVSWTKPPGKVDNFKVHLNSTSNLTERVLSSTSNSSLFEGLSAGTLYSARVFTFSGPFNASSEYIPNATFPNPPGSVEVLTRTTSSIEVRWGEAPLMTASPFFYKLTHTPSQGGGSTTSNTSNNNHTLVSLLSGTSYNISIATVGPMDFESEKVHIYMVTTRPYSITGLKVETLNTTTGRLVWSEPLEYKNGSKYRVQTTGCGSQNQTVEVKAAEISALTPGTNCTFCVFVIAADGTEGEENCTSQYTKPETVQVSLSSQGSNSSVLVSWTKPPGKVEYFEVHLNSTSSNLTEEVLNSTSTSFLFQGLSAGTLYSARVFTFSGPFNASSEYIPNATFPNPPGSVEVLTRTTSSIEVRWGEAPLMTASPFFYKLTHTPSQGGGSTTSNTSNNNHTLVSLLSGTSYNISIATVGPMDFESEKVHIYMVTTRPHSITGLKVETLNKTTGRLVWSEPLEYKNGSKYRVQTTGCGSQNQTVEVKAAEISALTPGTNCTFCVFVIAADGTEGEENCTSQYTKPETVQVSLSSQGSNSSVLVSWTKPHGKVEHFKVHLNSTSSNLTEEVRNSTSTSFLFRGLSAGTLYSARVFTFSGPFNASSEYIPNATFPNPPGSVEVLTRTTSSIEVRWGEAPLMTASPFFYKLTHTPSQGGGSTTSNTSNNNHTLVSLLSGTSYNISIATVGPMDFESEKVHIYMVTTRPHSITGLKVETLNTTTGRLVWSEPPEYKNGSKYRVQTTGCGSQNQTVTGEAAEISALTPGTNCTFCVFVIAANGTEGEENCTSQYTKPETVQVSLSSQGSNSSVLVSWTKPPGKVDNFKVHLNNMSSNLTEKVLNSTSTSFLFRGLSAGTIYSARVSTFSGPFNVSSEYIPNATFPNPPGSVEVLTRTTSSIEVRWGEAPLMTASPFFYKLTHTPSQGGGSTTSNTSNNNYNLVSLHSGTSYNISIDTVGPMDFESEKVHIYMVTTRPYSITGLKVETLNTTTGRLVWSEPLEYKNGYKYRVQTTGCGSQNQTVTGEAAEISALTPGTNCTFCVFVIAANGTEGEENCTSQYIKPETVQVSLSSQGSNSSVLVSWTKPHGKVEHFKVHLNSTSSNLTERVLSSTSNSSLFEGLSAGTLYSARVFTFSGPFNASSEYIPNATFPNPPGSVEVLTTTTSSIEVRWGEAPLMTAPSFFYKLTHTPSQGGGYKPSNTSNTNHTFDSLLPGTSYNISIATVGPMDFESEKIHIYMVTTTELHVESVVARTTQEDNITVAWEPVEYTGSFHYRLKWTNRHGLQNITTQETTYTISDLDPGSRHNFSVTPEISEGKPGKTTMNSSCTNASPVNNLRCEGPNEPKAQIILSWNKPRGQHSGLWVTADDKSFNISTNTSYNYTVFYPHHNTKYRQTVQTLSCGLPSSPVSCENFTGITDPPIPPNYKEMLEVTGVVYNKFSLQIKRELLNNTKGPVKYVGVLVTNNLAGVDTSNLKKYMGKTYDQWRAADTPMYLATVKETNPQSRSGGNPLNIEVGDETIWKNYTNGALEATGEYQYAIVLFTDVTLQDGLVDIEESLASVTMVFTVVKLPQNPAVIGVAVGATLGIFCILFIILIGFIIYWKRFSRKEPSDIQIHSMRSVAVRIEDYERYFKKQKADSNCGFAEEFEDLKAVGTGQSRTSALTLENKSKNRYNNVLPYDFSRVKLSIIHGNPYDDYINANYMPGYNSRKEFIASQGPLPITVSDFWRMIWEKNVQTLVMLTRCNEQGRVKCEQYWGFDTKHCENITVTTTSDIPLEDWTIRDFDIKNLKTAETRAVRQFHFTAWPDHGVPETTELLIDFRHLVREHMDQYSRHSPTVVHCSAGVGRTGTFIAIDRLIFQIERDNCVDVYGIVHDQRMHRTLMVQTEDQYVFLNQCAMDIIRSRTGTNVDLIYQNLAAMSVYENIKPKKGGQKNGYSNA, from the exons ATGAGAGATAAAATCATCCCTTCATTCGCCCATTTAACCCATTTTCCCCTCACAGAGCCTGAAGTAGTCTGGTTCCTCAATGTAACTGACATCACAACATCCTCCATGCATGTGATGTGGAGTAAACCAATGGGAGAACACTCCTTTTACAGAGTCCATTGGACTGACAGGACATTGACCGGGACAGTCAATGTGactgacacaaaaataaatgtcactgGGCTGACTGCTGGGTTGAGGTACAGTTTTACTGTCGTAGCAGTGGCTGGAGATAACGAAACAGAAAGTGACACAGCAGAGATTTCTCATTACACAA AGCCAGGTATAATCGGGCAACCTAATGTGTCCTCAAACACGTCCTCCATCTCTCTAACCTGGGCCCCGCCTCCTGGTCAGGTGTTCATGTACAGGTTGAGGTGGCACGATGGTGGAGAGAAGACGACGACCGACAACTTTACTGTGTTGTCAGAGCTGATCTCTGGTACTAACCACACCATCACCGTCGTCGCTGTAGCTGGAGACAATAAGACACAAGGAGACCCTTACACTTTCACTTCATTCACAA AGCCCAATCCTGTGCTGAACGTTGCAGCCAGCCCTCGATCCACCACCTCAGTCGCAGTGCAATGGTCTTACCCAGTTGGAGCCCGGCTATATTACGAATATGTGATTAAAACCTTCAAAACCACAGGGGAGCTTGTTAACACAACAAAAGTGTACAGTAACAGCACTGACGTCCTTGACCTTGAGCCAGGAAATAAATATAGGATCAGTGTCAGAACAATAGCAGCATCAGGAAGTGAATCTACGGAGGAGCAGACATTGAGTTACACAA TGCCCAAAGCAGTGACTAACCTCAGCGTGAGTGATATGAACACCACCGCGATCCAACTTACGTGGCTCAGACAAAGTGATTATAAGCCTTCCTACTCCTACCTGGTGAAGGCGCTCCAGAATGCCACAGAGGTTCAGCAGAATCGAACAGGGACAGAGACTTACACCTTCTCCCACCTGAGGCCTGGAAATCTGTACAccttttctgtgtttacataTGTGGAAGAGGTGATGTCTACAGgggaaaacacatcaaattatACAA gaCCGGACTCTGTGACCATGCTGAGACAGGCAGGAATCACCACAAACGCAGTGACCTTGGTGTGGGAGCAGCCGAACAGCAAAAATGGCCAATCATATGTGGTGCTTGTGACCCAAaactcctcctcttttcctgaAGTTCGAGTTTTCAACACCACATTCACAAGCACCAGACTTTCATCTGGGACCAACACCAGCTTCACTGTCACGACTCAGACAACAGATCAcactccagcagctcctgtgaCAGTTTACTACTTCACAC ggCCTTATAGCATTACTGGGTTGAAGGTTGAAACCTTAAACACAACCACTGGACGTCTGGTTTGGAGTGAACCTCTGGAGTACAAGAATGGATATACGTATCGTGTTCAGACGACAGGCTGCGGCTCCCAAAACCAAACCGTTGAAGTAAAAGCTGCAGAGATCTCAGCGCTCACCCCTGGGACAAACTGCACCTTCTGTGTTTTCGTCATTGCAGCGGATGGCACTGAAGGAGAGGAAAACTGCACCTCACAGTACACTA AACCTGAGACAGTACAAGTCAGTCTCTCCAGTCAAGGCTCCAATAGTTCAGTCCTGGTGTCGTGGACCAAACCTCCTGGGAAGGTGGATAATTTTAAGGTTCATCTAAACAGCACGTCAAATTTAACGGAAAGAGTGCTGAGCTCTACCAGCAACTCCTCTCTGTTTGAGGGCCTGTCTGCAGGGACACTTTACAGTGCCAGAGTCTTCACATTTAGTGGACCCTTCAATGCATCATCTGAATACATCCCTAATGCAACTT TCCCAAACCCCCCCGGGTCAGTTGAGGTCCTGACAAGAACAACCAGCTCCATTGAAGTCAGGTGGGGGGAAGCTCCTCTGATGACAGCTTCACCGTTCTTCTACAAACTGACTCACACTCCATCTCAGGGAGGAGGATCCACCACATCCAACacctccaacaacaaccacactcTTGTCTCCCTTCTTTCTGGGACGTCCTACAACATCTCCATCGCCACCGTGGGTCCCATGGATTTTGAGAGTGAGAAGGTTCACATCTACATGGTTACTACAA ggCCTTATAGCATTACTGGGTTGAAGGTTGAAACCTTAAACACAACCACTGGACGTCTGGTTTGGAGTGAACCTCTGGAGTACAAGAATGGATCTAAGTATCGTGTTCAGACGACAGGCTGCGGCTCCCAAAACCAAACCGTTGAAGTAAAAGCTGCAGAGATCTCAGCGCTCACCCCTGGGACAAACTGCACCTTCTGTGTTTTCGTCATTGCAGCGGATGGCACTGAAGGAGAGGAAAACTGCACCTCACAGTACACTA AACCTGAGACAGTACAAGTCAGTCTCTCCAGTCAAGGCTCCAATAGTTCAGTGCTGGTGTCGTGGACCAAACCTCCTGGGAAGGTGGAATATTTTGAGGTTCATCTAAACAGCACGTCTTCAAATTTAACGGAAGAAGTGCTGAACTCTACCAGCACCTCCTTTCTGTTTCAAGGCCTGTCTGCAGGGACACTTTACAGTGCCAGAGTCTTCACATTTAGTGGACCCTTCAATGCATCATCTGAATACATCCCTAACGCAACTT TCCCAAACCCCCCCGGGTCAGTTGAGGTCCTGACAAGAACAACCAGCTCCATTGAAGTCAGGTGGGGGGAAGCTCCTCTGATGACAGCTTCACCGTTCTTCTACAAACTGACTCACACTCCATCTCAGGGAGGAGGATCCACCACATCCAACacctccaacaacaaccacactcTTGTCTCCCTTCTTTCTGGGACGTCCTACAACATCTCCATCGCCACCGTGGGTCCCATGGATTTTGAGAGTGAGAAGGTTCACATCTACATGGTTACTACAA ggCCTCATAGCATTACTGGGTTGAAGGTTGAAACCTTAAACAAAACCACTGGACGTCTGGTTTGGAGTGAACCTCTGGAGTACAAGAATGGATCTAAGTATCGTGTTCAGACGACAGGCTGCGGCTCCCAAAACCAAACCGTTGAAGTAAAAGCTGCAGAGATCTCAGCGCTCACCCCTGGGACAAACTGCACCTTCTGTGTTTTCGTCATTGCAGCGGATGGCACTGAAGGAGAGGAAAACTGCACCTCACAGTACACTA AACCTGAGACAGTACAAGTCAGTCTCTCCAGTCAAGGCTCCAATAGTTCAGTGCTGGTGTCGTGGACCAAACCTCATGGGAAGGTGGAACATTTTAAGGTTCATCTAAACAGCACGTCTTCAAATTTAACGGAAGAAGTGCGGAACTCTACCAGCACCTCCTTTCTGTTTCGAGGCCTGTCTGCAGGGACACTTTACAGTGCCAGAGTCTTCACATTTAGTGGACCCTTCAATGCATCATCTGAATACATCCCTAATGCAACTT TCCCAAACCCCCCCGGGTCAGTTGAGGTCCTGACAAGAACTACCAGCTCCATTGAAGTCAGGTGGGGGGAAGCTCCTCTGATGACAGCTTCACCGTTCTTCTACAAACTGACTCACACTCCATCTCAGGGAGGAGGATCCACCACATCCAACacctccaacaacaaccacactcTTGTCTCCCTTCTTTCTGGGACGTCCTACAACATCTCCATCGCCACCGTGGGTCCCATGGATTTTGAGAGTGAGAAGGTTCACATCTACATGGTTACTACAA ggCCTCATAGCATTACTGGGTTGAAGGTTGAAACCTTAAACACAACCACTGGACGTCTGGTTTGGAGTGAACCTCCGGAGTACAAGAATGGATCTAAGTATCGTGTTCAGACGACAGGCTGCGGCTCCCAAAACCAAACCGTTacaggagaagctgcagagatcTCAGCGCTCACCCCTGGGACAAACTGCACCTTCTGTGTTTTCGTCATTGCAGCAAATGGCACTGAAGGAGAGGAAAACTGCACCTCACAGTACACTA AACCTGAGACAGTACAAGTCAGTCTCTCCAGTCAAGGCTCCAATAGTTCAGTGCTGGTGTCGTGGACCAAACCTCCTGGGAAGGTGGATAATTTTAAGGTTCATCTAAACAACATGTCTTCAAATTTAACGGAAAAAGTGCTGAACTCTACCAGCACCTCCTTTCTGTTTCGAGGCCTGTCTGCAGGGACAATTTACAGTGCCAGAGTCTCCACATTTAGTGGACCCTTCAATGTATCATCTGAATACATCCCTAACGCAACTT TCCCTAACCCCCCCGGGTCAGTTGAGGTCCTGACAAGAACAACCAGCTCCATTGAAGTCAGGTGGGGGGAAGCTCCTCTGATGACAGCTTCACCGTTCTTCTACAAACTGACTCACACTCCATCTCAGGGAGGAGGATCCACCACATCCAACACCTCCAACAACAATTACAATCTTGTCTCCCTTCATTCTGGGACATCCTACAACATCTCCATCGATACCGTGGGTCCCATGGATTTTGAGAGTGAGAAGGTTCACATCTACATGGTTACTACAA ggCCTTATAGCATTACTGGGTTGAAGGTTGAAACCTTAAACACAACCACTGGACGTCTGGTTTGGAGTGAACCTCTGGAGTACAAGAATGGATATAAGTATCGTGTTCAGACGACAGGCTGCGGCTCCCAAAACCAAACCGTTacaggagaagctgcagagatcTCAGCGCTCACCCCTGGGACAAACTGCACCTTCTGTGTTTTCGTCATTGCAGCGAATGGCACTGAAGGAGAGGAAAACTGCACCTCACAGTACATTA AACCTGAGACAGTACAAGTCAGTCTCTCCAGTCAAGGCTCCAATAGTTCAGTGCTGGTGTCGTGGACCAAACCTCATGGGAAGGTGGAACATTTTAAGGTTCATCTAAACAGCACGTCTTCAAATTTAACGGAAAGAGTGCTGAGCTCTACCAGCAACTCCTCTCTGTTTGAGGGCCTGTCTGCAGGGACACTTTACAGTGCCAGAGTCTTCACATTTAGTGGACCCTTCAATGCATCATCTGAATACATCCCTAACGCAACTT TCCCAAACCCCCCCGGGTCAGTTGAGGTcctgacaacaacaaccagctcCATTGAAGTCAGGTGGGGGGAAGCTCCTCTGATGACAGCTCCATCGTTCTTCTACAAACTGACTCACACTCCATCTCAGGGAGGAGGATACAAACCCTCCAACACCTCCAACACCAACCACACATTTGACTCCCTGCTTCCTGGGACGTCCTACAACATCTCCATCGCCACCGTGGGTCCCATGGATTTTGAGAGTGAGAAGATTCACATCTACATGGTTACTACAA CCGAGTTGCATGTGGAGTCTGTCGTGGCTCGTACGACGCAAGAGGACAACATCACAGTCGCATGGGAACCTGTTGAATACACAGGAAGCTTTCATTACCGTTTGAAGTGGACAAACCGACATGGGCTCCAAAATATCACAACGCAGGAAACAACGTATACGATATCCGACCTGGATCCTGGCAGCCGACATAACTTTAGTGTCACCCCAGAGATCTCTGAAGGGAAGCCGGGCAAGACAACAATGAATTCCAGCTGCACAA ATGCAAGCCCGGTGAACAACTTAAGATGTGAAGGTCCAAACGAACCCAAGGCACAAATCATCCTTTCCTGGAACAAACCCAGGGGCCAGCACTCCGGCTTATGGGTCACTGCCGATGACAAAAGCTTCAACATCTCAACAAACACCTCATATAATTATACTGTGTTCTACCCTCATCACAATACTAAATACAGGCAGACTGTGCAGACGCTGAGCTGTGGACTGCCCAGCTCTCCTGTGTCTTGTGAGAACTTCACAGGCATTACAG ATCCTCCCATCCCACCCAACTATAAGGAAATGTTGGAAGTGACTGGAGTGGTATACAACAAGTTCTCCCTTCAGATCAAGAGAGAATTGCTGAATAACACCAAAGGGCCAGTCAAATATGTTGGGGTGCTGGTGACAAATAACCTGGCTG GTGTTGACACTTCAAATTTGAAGAAGTACATGGGGAAAACTTATGATCAGTGGAGGGCGGCGGACACTCCAATGTACTTGGCAACAGTCAAAGAGACCAACCCCCAGTCACGCAGCGGAGGGAACCCTCTGAATATAGAAGTAGGAGATGAAACTATATGGAAGAACTACACTAATGGTGCTCTGGAAGCCACTGGAGAATACCA ATATGCCATCGTGTTGTTCACCGATGTGACTCTGCAGGATGGTCTTGTGGACATTGAGGAGTCTCTGGCCTCAGTAACAATGGTCTTCACTGTTGTTAAACTCCCACAAAACCCAG CTGTCATTGGCGTTGCTGTTGGAGCAACGCTGGGAATTTTTTGCATTCTTTTCATCATCCTCATTGGCTTCATAATCTACTGGAAAAG GTTTTCCAGAAAAGAACCGTCAGACATCCAGATTCACTCCATGAG GAGTGTGGCTGTGAGGATCGAGGACTACGAGCGGTACTTCAAGAAGCAGAAGGCAGACTCCAACTGTGGCTTCGCTGAAGAGTTTGAG GACCTGAAGGCCGTTGGTACAGGTCAGTCGAGGACGAGCGCTCTGACCTTAGAGAACAAGTCCAAGAACCGCTACAACAACGTGCTTCCAT ACGACTTTTCTCGGGTGAAACTCTCTATCATCCATGGAAATCCATACGATGACTACATCAATGCTAACTACATGCCG GGTTACAACTCCAGGAAGGAGTTTATTGCATCTCAGGGTCCTTTGCCCATCACAGTCAGCGATTTCTGGAGGATGATATGGGAGAAGAATGTACAGACCCTGGTGATGCTGACACGCTGTAACGAACAGGGACGA GTAAAATGTGAGCAGTACTGGGGTTTTGACACCAAGcactgtgaaaacatcactgtgacAACAACCTCTGACATACCACTGGAAGACTGGACCATCAGGGACtttgacattaaaaat ctgaAAACTGCAGAGACACGCGCTGTGCGTCAGTTCCACTTCACGGCCTGGCCGGATCACGGGGTGCCAGAAACCACTGAGCTCCTCATCGACTTCAGACATCTGGTCAGAGAGCATATGGACCAGTACTCCAGACATTCTCCTACTGTGGTCCATTGCAG TGCTGGTGTTGGTCGTACAGGTACCTTCATAGCCATTGACCGTCTGATCTTCCAGATTGAAAGGGACAATTGCGTGGACGTTTATGGCATCGTCCATGATCAGCGCATGCACCGGACCCTTATGGTGCAGACCGAG GATCAGTATGTGTTCTTAAACCAGTGCGCCATGGACATCATCAGGTCAAGAACTGGAACCAATGTCGATCTAATCTACCAAAACCTCGCTGCGATGTCTGTTTACGAGAACATAAAACCCAAAAAAGGTGGTCAGAAAAACGGATACAGCAATGCATAG